In Raphanus sativus cultivar WK10039 chromosome 5, ASM80110v3, whole genome shotgun sequence, the following proteins share a genomic window:
- the LOC108863198 gene encoding ubiquitin C-terminal hydrolase 13 isoform X1, with the protein MTTVTPPPPDQQEDEEMLVPHSDVVEGPQPMEVAQPEAAAAATAVESPPVEEPPTMKFTWTIPGFTRLNTRKHYSDVFVVGGHKWRVLIFPKGNNVDHLSMYLDVADAASLPYGWSRFSQFGLTLVNQINSSYSIRKETQHQFNSRESDWGFTSFMPLSELYDPTRGYLVNDTILIEAEVAVRKVLDYWSYDSKKETGFVGLKNQGATCYMNSLLQTLYHIPYFRKAVYHMPTTETDAPTASIPLALQSLFYKLQYNDTSVATKELTKSFGWDTYDSFMQHDVQELNRVLCEKLEDKMKGTVVEGTIQKLFEGHHMNYIECINVDYKSTRKESFYDLQLDVKGCKDVYDSFDKYVEVERLEGDNKYHAEGHDLQDAKKGVLFIDFPPVLQLQLKRFEYDFMRDTMVKINDRYEFPLELDLDRDNRKYLSPDADKSVRNLYTLHSVLVHSGGVHGGHYYAFIRPTLSDQWYKFDDERVTKEDVKRALEEQYGGEEELPQNNPGLNNPPFKFTKYSNAYMLVYIRESDKDKIICNVDEKDIAEHLRVRLKKEQEEKEDKRKYKAQAHLFTTIKVSRDEDITEQIGKNIYFDLVDHEKVKSFRIQKQTPFQLFKEEVAKEFGIPVQLQRFWIWAKRQNHTYRLNRPLLSHEELQTVGLLREACNKANNAELKLFLEIVRGPDERPIPPPDKSSEDILLFFKLYDPENAVLRYVGRLMVKNSTKPMDIVGQLNQMAGFPPDEEIELFEEIKFEPNVMCEHLDKKTSFRLSQIEDGDIICFQKPLSIQENGCPYPDVPSFLEYVQNREVVRFRTLEKPKEDEFTMELSKRHTYDVVVERLAEKLGLDDPSKIRLTSHNCYSQQPKPQPIKYRGVDHLSDMLAHYNQTSDILYYEVLDIPLPELQGLKTLKVAFHHATKDEVVIHNIRLPKQSTVGDVIKELKTKVELSHPDAELRLLEVFFHKIYKIFTSTERIENINDQYWTLRAEEIPEEEKNIGPGDRLVHVYHFTKEQNQSQVQNFGEPFFQVIHEGETLEEIKPRIQKKLHVPDEDFAKWKFASFSMGRPDYLQDTDIVYDRFQRRDVYGAWEQYLGLEHIDNAPKRAYAANQNRHAYEKPVKIYN; encoded by the exons ATGACTACGGTGACTCCACCGCCGCCTGAT CAGCAAGAGGACGAGGAAATGCTCGTTCCGCATTCTGATGTGGTCGAGGGACCCCAGCCTATGGAAG TTGCTCAACCTGAGGCTGCTGCCGCTGCTACCGCTGTGGAGAGTCCTCCTGTGGAGGAGCCTCCCACTATGAAGTTCACGTGGACTATCCCAGGTTTCACTAGGCTGAACACCAGGAAGCATTACTCTGATGTATTCGTTGTTGGAGGCCATAAATG GAGAGTATTGATTTTTCCCAAAGGAAACAATGTTGACCATTTGTCCATGTACTTGGATGTTGCTGACGCTGCGAGTTTGCCGTATGGGTGGAGCAGGTTTTCACAGTTCGGCCTGACTTTAGTGAATCAAATCAACAGCAGTTATTCCATCAGAAAAG AGACCCAACATCAATTCAATTCAAGAGAAAGCGACTGGGGGTTTACATCATTCATGCCTCTCAGCGAGCTTTACGATCCTACTCGTGGATATTTAGTGAATGATACTATTCTAATTGAAGCTGAAGTTGCTGTGCGGAAGGTTCTTGATTACTGGTCATATGACTCAAAAAAAGAGACTGGTTTTGTTGGACTAAAAAACCAAGGTGCTACCTGCTACATGAATTCTCTCCTGCAGACGTTATACCACATACCTTACTTTAGAAAG GCTGTTTACCACATGCCAACAACTGAGACTGATGCACCTACGGCGAGTATCCCATTGGCGCTCCAGAGTTTGTTTTATAAGCTTCAGTATAATGATACCAGTGTAGCTACAAAAGAGCTAACCAAGTCGTTTGGTTGGGATACATATGATTCATTCatgcaacatgatgttcaagaACTCAACCGAGTTCTCTGTGAAAAGCTTGAGGACAAAATGAAG GGAACTGTTGTGGAGGGAACTATACAGAAGTTATTCGAGGGTCACCACATGAATTACATTGAGTGCATCAATGTAGATTACAAATCTACACGGAAAGAATCATTCTATG ACCTCCAGCTTGATGTTAAAGGCTGCAAAGATGTATATGATTCTTTTGACAAGTATGTTGAAGTTGAACGCCTTGAAGGTGACAACAAATACCATGCAGAAGGACATGATTTACAG GATGCAAAAAAAGGTGTTTTGTTTATAGACTTTCCACCCGTACTTCAACTTCAGCTCAAGAGGTTTGAATATGATTTTATGCGAGACACAATGGTGAAG ATAAATGATCGATATGAGTTTCCTCTTGAACTGGATCTCGACAGAGATAATAGAAAGTATTTATCCCCTGATGCTGACAAGAGTGTCCGTAATCTATACACACTCCACAG TGTCTTAGTTCATAGTGGCGGAGTGCATGGAGGGCACTATTATGCTTTTATTAGGCCGACTCTCTCAGACCAGTG GTATAAATTTGATGATGAACGGGTGACTAAGGAAGATGTGAAAAGGGCTCTGGAAGAGCAATATGGTGGTGAGGAAGAG TTACCACAGAATAATCCTGGTTTAAATAACCCACCTTTTAAGTTCACAAAATACTCGAACGCATACATGCTTGTTTATATCCGGGAAAGTGACAAGGATAAAATAATCTGCAACGTTGATGAAAAGGACATTGCAGAACATTTACGG GTGAGActaaaaaaagaacaagaagaaaaggaagataaaagaaaatataaggCTCAAGCTCATCTTTTCACGACAATCAag GTCTCAAGAGATGAAGACATCACTGAGCAAATtggaaagaatatatattttgatcttgTTGATCATGAAAAAGTTAAGAGTTTCCGTATTCAGAAACAGACTCCCTTTCAACTATTTAAG GAGGAGGTGGCCAAAGAATTTGGTATCCCGGTTCAGCTCCAGCGGTTCTGGATTTGGGCAAAGCGGCAGAACCATACTTATCGGCTCAATCGTCCCCTATTATCTCACGAAGAATTACAGACG GTTGGACTTTTAAGAGAGGCATGTAACAAGGCAAACAATGCTGAACTAAAGCTGTTTCTGGAAATAGTGCGCGGACCG gACGAACGTCCTATTCCTCCCCCAGACAAGTCATCTGAAGATATTCTCCTTTTCTTTAAGCTCTATGACCCTGAGAATGCAGTTCTAAG ATATGTCGGCAGGCTCATGGTGAAAAACTCCACTAAGCCGATGGATATAGTAGGGCAATTGAATCAAATGGCTGGCTTTCCTCCTGATGAGGAAATAGAACTTTTTGAG GAGATAAAGTTTGAACCCAATGTCATGTGCGAACATCTGGATAAGAAGACTTCTTTCAGACTATCTCAA ATTGAAGATGGAGATATCATTTGCTTTCAGAAACCCCTTTCTATCCAGGAGAATGGATGTCCTTACCCGGATGTACCATCATTTTTGGAGTATGTACAGAATCGAGAG GTGGTGCGCTTTCGTACTCTGGAAAAACCAAAAGAAGATGAGTTTACTATGGAGTT GTCAAAGCGGCACACATATGATGTTGTTGTTGAAAGATTAGCTGAGAAGCTTGGCCTTGATGATCCATCGAAAATTAGGCTTACTTCTCACAATTGCTACTCCCAGCAACCCAAGCCCCAGCCTATCAAATACCGTGGAGTAGACCATCTTTCAGATATGTTAGCTCACTATAATCAG ACGTCTGACATTTTGTATTATGAAGTTCTGGACATTCCTCTTCCAGAATTGCAAGGTCTTAAGACTCTAAAGGTAGCTTTCCATCATGCTACAAAGGACGAG GTGGTAATCCACAATATCAGGCTTCCTAAACAGAGTACTGTGGGAGATGTTATTAAGGAGCTTAAAACAAAG GTGGAGTTATCGCATCCTGATGCAGAACTGAGGTTGCTAGAGGTGTTTTTCCACAAGATTTACAAG ATCTTTACATCTACGGAAAGAATTGAGAATATCAATGACCAGTACTGGACTTTACGAGCAGAGGAG ATACCTGAGGAAGAGAAGAATATTGGTCCCGGTGATCGATTAGTCCATGTGTACCATTTTACTAAAGAACAAAACCAATCG CAAGTACAAAATTTCGGGGAGCCGTTCTTTCAGGTAATCCACGAAGGTGAAACTTTAGAAGAAATCAAGCCCCGTATCCAAAAGAAACTCCATGTACCTGATGAGGACTTCGCCAAG TGGAAGTTTGCTTCTTTCTCAATGGGACGTCCCGACTACTTGCAGGACACAGATATCGTTTATGATCGCTTTCAG AGAAGAGATGTATATGGTGCGTGGGAGCAGTATCTTGGGTTGGAGCACATTGATAATGCTCCTAAAAGGGCTTATGCTGCAAATCAG AATCGACACGCTTATGAGAAGCCGGTGAAAATATACAATTAG
- the LOC108863198 gene encoding ubiquitin C-terminal hydrolase 13 isoform X2, whose amino-acid sequence MTTVTPPPPDQEDEEMLVPHSDVVEGPQPMEVAQPEAAAAATAVESPPVEEPPTMKFTWTIPGFTRLNTRKHYSDVFVVGGHKWRVLIFPKGNNVDHLSMYLDVADAASLPYGWSRFSQFGLTLVNQINSSYSIRKETQHQFNSRESDWGFTSFMPLSELYDPTRGYLVNDTILIEAEVAVRKVLDYWSYDSKKETGFVGLKNQGATCYMNSLLQTLYHIPYFRKAVYHMPTTETDAPTASIPLALQSLFYKLQYNDTSVATKELTKSFGWDTYDSFMQHDVQELNRVLCEKLEDKMKGTVVEGTIQKLFEGHHMNYIECINVDYKSTRKESFYDLQLDVKGCKDVYDSFDKYVEVERLEGDNKYHAEGHDLQDAKKGVLFIDFPPVLQLQLKRFEYDFMRDTMVKINDRYEFPLELDLDRDNRKYLSPDADKSVRNLYTLHSVLVHSGGVHGGHYYAFIRPTLSDQWYKFDDERVTKEDVKRALEEQYGGEEELPQNNPGLNNPPFKFTKYSNAYMLVYIRESDKDKIICNVDEKDIAEHLRVRLKKEQEEKEDKRKYKAQAHLFTTIKVSRDEDITEQIGKNIYFDLVDHEKVKSFRIQKQTPFQLFKEEVAKEFGIPVQLQRFWIWAKRQNHTYRLNRPLLSHEELQTVGLLREACNKANNAELKLFLEIVRGPDERPIPPPDKSSEDILLFFKLYDPENAVLRYVGRLMVKNSTKPMDIVGQLNQMAGFPPDEEIELFEEIKFEPNVMCEHLDKKTSFRLSQIEDGDIICFQKPLSIQENGCPYPDVPSFLEYVQNREVVRFRTLEKPKEDEFTMELSKRHTYDVVVERLAEKLGLDDPSKIRLTSHNCYSQQPKPQPIKYRGVDHLSDMLAHYNQTSDILYYEVLDIPLPELQGLKTLKVAFHHATKDEVVIHNIRLPKQSTVGDVIKELKTKVELSHPDAELRLLEVFFHKIYKIFTSTERIENINDQYWTLRAEEIPEEEKNIGPGDRLVHVYHFTKEQNQSQVQNFGEPFFQVIHEGETLEEIKPRIQKKLHVPDEDFAKWKFASFSMGRPDYLQDTDIVYDRFQRRDVYGAWEQYLGLEHIDNAPKRAYAANQNRHAYEKPVKIYN is encoded by the exons ATGACTACGGTGACTCCACCGCCGCCTGAT CAAGAGGACGAGGAAATGCTCGTTCCGCATTCTGATGTGGTCGAGGGACCCCAGCCTATGGAAG TTGCTCAACCTGAGGCTGCTGCCGCTGCTACCGCTGTGGAGAGTCCTCCTGTGGAGGAGCCTCCCACTATGAAGTTCACGTGGACTATCCCAGGTTTCACTAGGCTGAACACCAGGAAGCATTACTCTGATGTATTCGTTGTTGGAGGCCATAAATG GAGAGTATTGATTTTTCCCAAAGGAAACAATGTTGACCATTTGTCCATGTACTTGGATGTTGCTGACGCTGCGAGTTTGCCGTATGGGTGGAGCAGGTTTTCACAGTTCGGCCTGACTTTAGTGAATCAAATCAACAGCAGTTATTCCATCAGAAAAG AGACCCAACATCAATTCAATTCAAGAGAAAGCGACTGGGGGTTTACATCATTCATGCCTCTCAGCGAGCTTTACGATCCTACTCGTGGATATTTAGTGAATGATACTATTCTAATTGAAGCTGAAGTTGCTGTGCGGAAGGTTCTTGATTACTGGTCATATGACTCAAAAAAAGAGACTGGTTTTGTTGGACTAAAAAACCAAGGTGCTACCTGCTACATGAATTCTCTCCTGCAGACGTTATACCACATACCTTACTTTAGAAAG GCTGTTTACCACATGCCAACAACTGAGACTGATGCACCTACGGCGAGTATCCCATTGGCGCTCCAGAGTTTGTTTTATAAGCTTCAGTATAATGATACCAGTGTAGCTACAAAAGAGCTAACCAAGTCGTTTGGTTGGGATACATATGATTCATTCatgcaacatgatgttcaagaACTCAACCGAGTTCTCTGTGAAAAGCTTGAGGACAAAATGAAG GGAACTGTTGTGGAGGGAACTATACAGAAGTTATTCGAGGGTCACCACATGAATTACATTGAGTGCATCAATGTAGATTACAAATCTACACGGAAAGAATCATTCTATG ACCTCCAGCTTGATGTTAAAGGCTGCAAAGATGTATATGATTCTTTTGACAAGTATGTTGAAGTTGAACGCCTTGAAGGTGACAACAAATACCATGCAGAAGGACATGATTTACAG GATGCAAAAAAAGGTGTTTTGTTTATAGACTTTCCACCCGTACTTCAACTTCAGCTCAAGAGGTTTGAATATGATTTTATGCGAGACACAATGGTGAAG ATAAATGATCGATATGAGTTTCCTCTTGAACTGGATCTCGACAGAGATAATAGAAAGTATTTATCCCCTGATGCTGACAAGAGTGTCCGTAATCTATACACACTCCACAG TGTCTTAGTTCATAGTGGCGGAGTGCATGGAGGGCACTATTATGCTTTTATTAGGCCGACTCTCTCAGACCAGTG GTATAAATTTGATGATGAACGGGTGACTAAGGAAGATGTGAAAAGGGCTCTGGAAGAGCAATATGGTGGTGAGGAAGAG TTACCACAGAATAATCCTGGTTTAAATAACCCACCTTTTAAGTTCACAAAATACTCGAACGCATACATGCTTGTTTATATCCGGGAAAGTGACAAGGATAAAATAATCTGCAACGTTGATGAAAAGGACATTGCAGAACATTTACGG GTGAGActaaaaaaagaacaagaagaaaaggaagataaaagaaaatataaggCTCAAGCTCATCTTTTCACGACAATCAag GTCTCAAGAGATGAAGACATCACTGAGCAAATtggaaagaatatatattttgatcttgTTGATCATGAAAAAGTTAAGAGTTTCCGTATTCAGAAACAGACTCCCTTTCAACTATTTAAG GAGGAGGTGGCCAAAGAATTTGGTATCCCGGTTCAGCTCCAGCGGTTCTGGATTTGGGCAAAGCGGCAGAACCATACTTATCGGCTCAATCGTCCCCTATTATCTCACGAAGAATTACAGACG GTTGGACTTTTAAGAGAGGCATGTAACAAGGCAAACAATGCTGAACTAAAGCTGTTTCTGGAAATAGTGCGCGGACCG gACGAACGTCCTATTCCTCCCCCAGACAAGTCATCTGAAGATATTCTCCTTTTCTTTAAGCTCTATGACCCTGAGAATGCAGTTCTAAG ATATGTCGGCAGGCTCATGGTGAAAAACTCCACTAAGCCGATGGATATAGTAGGGCAATTGAATCAAATGGCTGGCTTTCCTCCTGATGAGGAAATAGAACTTTTTGAG GAGATAAAGTTTGAACCCAATGTCATGTGCGAACATCTGGATAAGAAGACTTCTTTCAGACTATCTCAA ATTGAAGATGGAGATATCATTTGCTTTCAGAAACCCCTTTCTATCCAGGAGAATGGATGTCCTTACCCGGATGTACCATCATTTTTGGAGTATGTACAGAATCGAGAG GTGGTGCGCTTTCGTACTCTGGAAAAACCAAAAGAAGATGAGTTTACTATGGAGTT GTCAAAGCGGCACACATATGATGTTGTTGTTGAAAGATTAGCTGAGAAGCTTGGCCTTGATGATCCATCGAAAATTAGGCTTACTTCTCACAATTGCTACTCCCAGCAACCCAAGCCCCAGCCTATCAAATACCGTGGAGTAGACCATCTTTCAGATATGTTAGCTCACTATAATCAG ACGTCTGACATTTTGTATTATGAAGTTCTGGACATTCCTCTTCCAGAATTGCAAGGTCTTAAGACTCTAAAGGTAGCTTTCCATCATGCTACAAAGGACGAG GTGGTAATCCACAATATCAGGCTTCCTAAACAGAGTACTGTGGGAGATGTTATTAAGGAGCTTAAAACAAAG GTGGAGTTATCGCATCCTGATGCAGAACTGAGGTTGCTAGAGGTGTTTTTCCACAAGATTTACAAG ATCTTTACATCTACGGAAAGAATTGAGAATATCAATGACCAGTACTGGACTTTACGAGCAGAGGAG ATACCTGAGGAAGAGAAGAATATTGGTCCCGGTGATCGATTAGTCCATGTGTACCATTTTACTAAAGAACAAAACCAATCG CAAGTACAAAATTTCGGGGAGCCGTTCTTTCAGGTAATCCACGAAGGTGAAACTTTAGAAGAAATCAAGCCCCGTATCCAAAAGAAACTCCATGTACCTGATGAGGACTTCGCCAAG TGGAAGTTTGCTTCTTTCTCAATGGGACGTCCCGACTACTTGCAGGACACAGATATCGTTTATGATCGCTTTCAG AGAAGAGATGTATATGGTGCGTGGGAGCAGTATCTTGGGTTGGAGCACATTGATAATGCTCCTAAAAGGGCTTATGCTGCAAATCAG AATCGACACGCTTATGAGAAGCCGGTGAAAATATACAATTAG